Proteins from a single region of Prosthecodimorpha staleyi:
- a CDS encoding M23 family metallopeptidase: MTDDEIDLGTEPALRADGSGTPFDRRKVSLRWLTGTVLTGMTSAFLMGGALIVALDGQHSLAANPVDQPPPNAEAAADRMVGVRREGVLVKGDRLKVASDQFAARQVLNLSTMTRVGDKDLIRVRPFVRVSASLTLKRSEARANIPAYNPLKVFADTDILSGKASGARNPAFYDAKVEGEVALRTRDFPADSTLFDPDVTMTSMEVERIVRDQARFLSDGSVQTAALPMVSDSERIEASFGSPGLASAMALRITPENVSFFAKSEAERGGAATGNGLDEKLVPIINADSLKSVLKENQADDKLTAEILKALTQTFQLKNLDGNSRLRLGLAKIDQTNKLKPVRVSIYNQATHIVTVALSDEGGFVTAQEPDVNENAIEEEEETVASGSVPSLYESLYQTALDNQIPPASIKDLVNIFSYDVDFNGRVKQGDSMEVFYSLEDENDPKSVREILYCSISINGQWKRFYRYRSPDDGTVDYYDETGKSAKKFLMRKPMDGGVFRSGFGGRRHPILGYYRMHTGVDWAASTGTPILASGNGVVEEAGWKGGYGRFVKLSHNNGYGTGYGHMSGFAKGIEKGSRVRQGQVIGYVGSTGMSTGPHLHYEVYINQVAVDPMRVRLPRGKELSGTMLAEFRREREHVDQLMNRSASKVAQSN; this comes from the coding sequence ATGACGGACGACGAAATCGACCTCGGCACGGAGCCTGCGCTGCGTGCCGACGGCAGCGGCACGCCGTTCGATCGTCGCAAGGTGTCGCTGCGCTGGCTGACCGGGACCGTGCTGACCGGTATGACGTCTGCCTTCCTGATGGGCGGCGCCCTGATCGTCGCGCTCGACGGCCAGCACAGCCTCGCCGCCAATCCGGTCGACCAGCCGCCGCCGAATGCGGAGGCCGCCGCCGACCGGATGGTCGGCGTCCGGCGCGAAGGCGTGCTCGTCAAGGGTGACCGGCTCAAGGTGGCGTCCGACCAGTTCGCGGCGCGCCAGGTGCTCAACCTCTCGACCATGACGCGCGTCGGCGACAAGGATCTGATCCGCGTGCGCCCGTTCGTGCGCGTGTCCGCCTCTCTGACGCTGAAACGGTCCGAGGCGCGGGCCAACATTCCGGCCTACAATCCGCTGAAGGTCTTCGCCGACACCGACATTCTTTCCGGCAAGGCCTCCGGCGCCCGCAACCCGGCCTTCTACGACGCCAAGGTCGAGGGCGAGGTGGCGCTGCGGACCCGCGACTTCCCCGCCGACTCGACCCTGTTCGACCCCGACGTGACCATGACCTCCATGGAGGTCGAGCGGATCGTGCGCGATCAGGCCCGCTTCCTGTCGGACGGCAGCGTGCAGACGGCAGCGCTCCCGATGGTGTCCGATTCCGAGCGGATCGAGGCGAGCTTCGGCAGCCCGGGCCTGGCGTCGGCGATGGCCCTGCGCATCACGCCCGAGAACGTCTCCTTCTTCGCCAAGTCGGAGGCCGAACGCGGCGGCGCCGCGACCGGCAACGGCCTCGACGAAAAGCTGGTGCCGATCATCAATGCGGACTCGCTGAAGTCGGTGCTGAAGGAGAACCAGGCCGACGACAAGCTGACCGCCGAGATCCTGAAGGCGCTGACCCAGACCTTCCAACTGAAGAACCTGGACGGCAACAGCCGCCTGCGGCTCGGCCTCGCCAAGATCGACCAGACCAACAAGCTGAAACCGGTCCGCGTCTCGATCTACAATCAGGCGACCCATATCGTCACCGTCGCGCTGTCCGACGAAGGCGGCTTCGTCACCGCCCAGGAACCGGACGTGAACGAGAACGCGATCGAGGAGGAGGAGGAGACCGTCGCCTCCGGCAGCGTGCCGAGCCTCTACGAGAGCCTCTACCAGACCGCGCTCGACAACCAGATCCCGCCGGCCAGCATCAAGGACCTGGTCAATATCTTCAGCTACGATGTCGACTTCAACGGCCGCGTCAAGCAGGGCGACAGCATGGAAGTCTTCTATTCGCTCGAAGACGAAAACGATCCGAAATCGGTCCGCGAGATTCTATACTGCTCGATCAGCATCAACGGACAGTGGAAGCGCTTCTATCGTTACCGTTCTCCTGATGACGGCACGGTCGACTACTATGACGAAACCGGCAAGAGCGCGAAGAAGTTCCTGATGCGCAAGCCGATGGACGGCGGCGTGTTCCGCTCCGGCTTCGGCGGCCGTCGCCACCCGATCCTCGGCTACTACCGCATGCATACCGGCGTCGACTGGGCCGCCTCGACCGGCACGCCGATCCTCGCCTCGGGCAACGGCGTGGTCGAAGAGGCGGGCTGGAAAGGCGGCTACGGCCGCTTCGTGAAGCTCAGCCACAACAATGGCTACGGCACCGGCTACGGCCACATGTCGGGCTTCGCCAAGGGCATCGAAAAGGGCTCGCGGGTGCGCCAAGGCCAGGTGATCGGCTATGTCGGCTCGACCGGCATGTCGACCGGCCCGCATCTGCACTACGAAGTCTATATCAACCAGGTCGCCGTCGACCCGATGCGCGTGCGCCTGCCGCGCGGCAAGGAGCTCTCCGGCACCATGCTGGCCGAGTTCCGTCGCGAGCGCGAGCATGTCGACCAGCTGATGAACCGCTCGGCCTCGAAGGTCGCCCAGTCGAACTGA
- a CDS encoding YitT family protein encodes MSLADRLPHADTDPRRHGFIEDAFALATGTLLVAFGFHMFKLAGLATGGTAGVAFLIHYATGLPLSAVFFVANLPFYAFAWMALGRTFTVRTFLAVAILSVETALLPRVVTISAVEPVYAAVMGGLQIGVGMLVLFRHKASLGGFGVMALWLQETRGWRAGTVQMALDAVVVTAALWVLDPLRIALSILGVVALNLVLAINHRPGRYNGF; translated from the coding sequence ATGTCCCTGGCCGACCGACTTCCGCATGCCGACACCGACCCGCGCCGCCATGGGTTCATCGAGGACGCCTTCGCGCTGGCGACCGGTACGCTGCTGGTCGCGTTCGGCTTTCACATGTTCAAGCTGGCCGGCCTCGCCACCGGCGGCACCGCCGGCGTCGCCTTCCTGATCCACTACGCGACCGGATTGCCGCTCTCGGCGGTGTTCTTCGTCGCCAACCTGCCCTTCTACGCCTTCGCCTGGATGGCGCTCGGCCGCACCTTCACCGTCCGGACCTTCCTGGCGGTGGCGATCCTCTCGGTGGAGACGGCGCTGCTGCCGCGGGTGGTTACGATCAGCGCGGTCGAACCGGTCTATGCCGCCGTAATGGGCGGCCTTCAGATCGGTGTCGGCATGCTGGTGCTGTTCCGCCACAAGGCCAGCCTCGGCGGTTTCGGCGTCATGGCGCTCTGGCTGCAGGAAACGCGCGGCTGGCGCGCCGGCACGGTGCAGATGGCGCTCGACGCCGTCGTCGTGACCGCCGCCCTCTGGGTGCTCGATCCCCTCCGGATCGCCCTGTCGATCCTCGGCGTCGTCGCCCTCAATCTCGTCCTGGCCATCAACCACCGCCCCGGCCGCTACAACGGCTTCTGA